The Candidatus Bathyarchaeota archaeon DNA window AATCCTTGGTAACAGATTCTAGAGGTGTACGTATGGAAGTAGGTGTTGCTGTCATCGGCTGTGGCTATATCGCCACATCCAATCATCTTCCGATTTTAGCGGGGATGATTTCGGATGCGAGGTTGGTGGCTGTTGCGGATGTTGATAAGAGAAGGGCTGAGGCGGCTGCGAAAACTTATGGAGCAGAAACTTGGTACACAGACTATAAAGAGCTGTTAGAGAATCCCCAAGTCAAAGCCGTTTGGATCTGCACACCTCCTTTTTTACACGCCCAGATGGTGATAGACGCAGCCAAAGCCGGAAAACATGTAATGTGCGAAATCCCGATGGCATTAACCCTTGAGGAGGCTGACGCTATGATAGAGGCGGCTGTGTCCTTCAATGTTTTGTTGATGGCTGGCTATCACTACAATTTTGCCCCGGCGTACGTCAAGGCGAAAGAACTGATAGAACAAGGCAAAATAGGCAAACCTGTAATGGCTCATTCCAGTTTATCATTTTGTTTCAAACAGTGGGCGTTGGGGAAAAGGTGGCTTTGGAATGTGGAAAAAGGAGGGCATCAGGGAGGAGCACCAGTACCGAGACTGGAATTCCTTCTGAACTCTAAGATAGTGAAAATTTACTCCGGAGGCGGAACTCTAGCCTTCAAAAAAGAAGGTAACGTTGAGGATAATGTAGCTTGGCTAGTTGAATTCGATAACGGAGCCATTGGTGTAACAGAATACAGCGGAGTAGTTGCTGAGAGAATACTCTTAGATAGGTCGAAAATAATTGGGGACACAGGGAGTGTAATGGACATTGAACAAAGCTCCTTGTTAAGACTTCAGACAAACGGATTACATTCACAAGAATGGAGTTTCAGAAGTCCATTTGAAAAAACGAGTGAAGGGCATCTAGAGGAAGATCAACACTTCATTAAATGCATAAAAGAACGTAAAACGCCTAGGATGACTGGGAAAGATTGGAGACACATCTTGGAAACATATCTAGCAGCAGCTAAATCCAGAAAAACAGGAAAAGCAATAGAGGTTTAAATCTGCCTATCCTTACTTGTTCAGGTAAATTAACAAAAATTCAACATTCTGCGGGACGTTGACAACTAATTGCTATAGTGTCACTTTTGTACGACTCGAGGGAGAAGACTTCCTCCACACTTCATAACCAAAACCTTTGCATCTTTACCCTTTTCCCGCAAAGCTCGTTGTAGAGCTACTTCTATAGAGTCAAAATACGCAAACCCCAATTCTTCAAGGCCTTTCGAGTTTTTTCGATCGCTGACAAACATAACTTTCCTATTCGCAATAGAATTCATAAAAAGGAACATTTCCGAACCGAGGGCGCCACCGATTTCTTGTCTATTTATGAGTCTAATCAAATCATCAAAATTACGATATTTTTTCAGCAGATCAAACGCAACACTTTCTATGTTCTCCGTGAAGAAATCCATGACGCCGACCAGAATCATTACTCCTTCTCGTTTTGTAACTAGATTCGATGCATCAAACGCCCTAAAGGCTTCAAAAATTTCTATGTCAAAGGGTTTCGTGTCAGTTATTGCGATATCGACCGTTGAAGGAATAGAGACTTCGTAAATTTCTTTAAAAGCTTTCACAGCCTCTCTATGAGCCTTAATGTAATCTCCTGCAAAGATTTTTACGGTTTCATTTCGTTCATTTACCACTGCGTTAATTATGAAGTCTAAACCTACTAAGGAGGCTGCTTCGTTCATTTCTTCGCGGCAAGGGTTTCCGTCTAACTTTGCTCTTCCAGCTTTAGGTGAAAGGCTCATAATATGATTGTAGTCAATAGTACCCTTTGAAGAAACTCCCGGTAATATTATTTTGCTTCCTCCACCAAAGCCTGCAGATGAGCCTATGGAGATGCTGCCAATACCCATTACGAAATTTGCGTCTGCAACATACCTGTTTACTAAGATAGGATTTCCAAAGTATGAGAACCCAACAAACTTGAAGTCTTCCCAATTTTTGATGTTTTGTTGTGTGACCTTGAATCTTTCGAGGTGTTTTCCAAGTTTAGCTTTCAATTCGCTTTCAGTGCATGGTCGTTCCATTCCACCAGCTATTACAATCGTGACATTTTCATCTCTAATTCCTACCCTTTCAAACTCGCCCAGTATAACATCTAAAACGACTTTAGTTGGTGTCCAAGGTCTTCTCCAATTGTCAACGATGATCGCTATCTTTTGTCCAAGCTTTACACAATCTTTTAATGGTTTGGAGGCGATCGGGTTGTCTAATGCTCTTTTGATTTCACTTTTTAGATCAAGTGGCCTTTGTGTTTTTCTGGGACCAACAACGCCAACTAGGTTGGATTGTGGTACTTCGAATTCGATAAATTCACTTCCATACGGTAATTTAATTTTCATTAAGAAGCTTTCCTAACTGTGCTTAAGATGGGGTTACATTGGTGCGCATATATAAAAAAGTTTTCAACTCAAGTTTCTTGTCTAAATTACCAACCTAAGAAGGTTTATCAGATAGATGAGTAAGTCATCTTTCCAAAGGGAGAGATCAATTTGAGTGAGAAAAAAGTGTTACATGTGCCTACTGGTTTTCAAGAATGTATGGAACGGGAGCCTGATTTCCTCGAAAAACAACCTTTTAGGGTTAACTGGCGTATTACAAATCAATGCTTGTATAACTGCCCCTACTGTATGTGGGACGCTGGAGAAAAGTGGCCGGACGAGCTTAACACTGAAGAAGCAAAATCTGTAATTCACAACCTTACGGATTGTGGGGTTAAAGACTTGATTTTTAGCGGATGCGAAGCTACCCTGAG harbors:
- a CDS encoding Gfo/Idh/MocA family oxidoreductase, with the protein product MEVGVAVIGCGYIATSNHLPILAGMISDARLVAVADVDKRRAEAAAKTYGAETWYTDYKELLENPQVKAVWICTPPFLHAQMVIDAAKAGKHVMCEIPMALTLEEADAMIEAAVSFNVLLMAGYHYNFAPAYVKAKELIEQGKIGKPVMAHSSLSFCFKQWALGKRWLWNVEKGGHQGGAPVPRLEFLLNSKIVKIYSGGGTLAFKKEGNVEDNVAWLVEFDNGAIGVTEYSGVVAERILLDRSKIIGDTGSVMDIEQSSLLRLQTNGLHSQEWSFRSPFEKTSEGHLEEDQHFIKCIKERKTPRMTGKDWRHILETYLAAAKSRKTGKAIEV
- the larA gene encoding nickel-dependent lactate racemase gives rise to the protein MKIKLPYGSEFIEFEVPQSNLVGVVGPRKTQRPLDLKSEIKRALDNPIASKPLKDCVKLGQKIAIIVDNWRRPWTPTKVVLDVILGEFERVGIRDENVTIVIAGGMERPCTESELKAKLGKHLERFKVTQQNIKNWEDFKFVGFSYFGNPILVNRYVADANFVMGIGSISIGSSAGFGGGSKIILPGVSSKGTIDYNHIMSLSPKAGRAKLDGNPCREEMNEAASLVGLDFIINAVVNERNETVKIFAGDYIKAHREAVKAFKEIYEVSIPSTVDIAITDTKPFDIEIFEAFRAFDASNLVTKREGVMILVGVMDFFTENIESVAFDLLKKYRNFDDLIRLINRQEIGGALGSEMFLFMNSIANRKVMFVSDRKNSKGLEELGFAYFDSIEVALQRALREKGKDAKVLVMKCGGSLLPRVVQK